The nucleotide window TCGTACTTTTTAGCCAGCTTGCGCACAAATTCCTCGTCGGCATCGGCTTCTTCGCCGCGCAGCCCGAAGTGGCAGTGGGCAATGGCAAACTTCACCTCCAGGCGGTGCAGCACGTCGGCCAGCACCACTGAGTCCATGCCGCCACTGACGGCTACCAGGATATAGTCGGTGGCGGGAAGGAAAAGCTCCTGTTCTGTAATAAACTGACGGACACGCTCAAGCATAGAAAAACTGATTCAGGAAGGCAACAGTGGGCACTAGCCTGCAAAGATGGGCGTTACCAGCGGGCCTTCCGTACCTTTGCCCCGAAATGCGTTTTATAAAGTTTCTTTTTCTGTTTCTTCTCGCTGGCCTGCCCGTGCTCAGTCAGGCCCAGCAGCGCCCCAAGCCGGCCGCCCCGCCCGCCGCACCACCCAAAGGCCAGCGAATCGAGCTGCTGCCCGGCACCCAGCGGCTGGTGGGCGGTACTTTCAACGGCGTCGAAATCCGCAAGCTGATTGGCAACGTCAGTTTTAAGCAGGGCACCACCTTGCTCTTCTGCGACTCGGCCTACCAGTATCTGGAGAAAAACGCGCTGGAAGCCTTCAGCAACGTGCGCATCATTCAGAACGACACGATTACCATTACCGGTGACCACGCCACCTACGACGGCGACACCCGCAAGGCCCGCATGACCGGCAACGTGGTGATGCGCGACCCGCGCATGACGCTTACGACGACCGTACTCGACTACGACCTGGAAAAAAACCTGGCCTACTACAGTACCGGCGGCCACCTCGTCGACCCCGAAAACACGCTCGACAGCCAGTACGGCTACTACAACACCACCTCCAAAGTATTCAGCTTCAAGCGCAACGTGAAGCTGCTGACCAAGGAAAACACCATCGACACCGATACGCTGCAGTACAATACGGTGTCGAAGATTGCCTACTTCTTCGGCCCCACGCGCATTACCGGCAAGCAGGGCAACCTCTACGCCGAAAACGGTACTTACAACACGCGCACCAAGGTTTCCAACTTCCAGCGCAACGCCAAGATTGAAACGCCCAACTACCTGCTCGGCGGCGACAAGCTGGTGTACGACGAGGTGCGGCAGTACGGCGTAGCCACCGGCCACGTCTCGATGACCTCCAAGAAAGACAACATCGTGCTGCGCGGCGACGTGGGCAAGTACTGGCGGAGCCTGGGCCGCACTAAAGTGTACGGCAGCAGCCCGGTGATGCGCAACATTTCCGACAAAGACACGCTCTATATGGCCGCCGATACCTTAGTAAGCGTGGAGGGCCGGCCGCCCAAAAACGAGGCTGGAGTGCTGTATGCCTACCCCCGGGTGAAAATCTTCCGCAAGGACCTGCAGGGCCGCTGCGACTCCCTGACTTACGACCGGGGCGACTCTATCATCTACCTCAACAAGCGCCCGGTGCTGTGGTCGGAGAAAAACCAACTGACGGCCGACAGCATGGAAATCCGGCAGCGGCGCAAGAAGATTGACCAGATGCGCCTGTACGCCAACTCCTTCATCGTGGGTCAGGATACGATTCTGAACTACAACCAGGTGAAGGGGCGCAACATGGTAGCCTACTTCGTAGACAACAAAATAAAAAAAGTGGACGTGCTTGGCAACGCCGAGAGCCTCTACTATGCTCTTGAAGGGGATACGGCCGTCACGGGCCTCAACAAAGCCGTGAGTGCCAACATGGCCCTGCGCTTTGCCGACAACAAGCTGCAGACCATATCCTTTCTGACCAACCCCGACGCCAGCTTTATTCCGCCCCACGAGCTTAAGCCCGAGGACGAAAAGCTCAAAGGCTTTGCCTGGCGGGCCGAGGAACGTCCCACCCGGCGCTCGGTGTTAGGTAAGCACTTCCCGGCTCCGGTGAAGCCCAAAGCCAAGCCGAAAGCGAAAACTAAAGCCAAAACGGCTGTTAAATCCAAGTCCAAACCCGCACCCAAGGCGAAAGCCGCGCCCACCAAAGCTGCTTCGAAGCCCGCTGCCGCTGCCACACCAAAACCGAAAGCGCCGGCTCCACGGGCTACCAAATAGGCCCCGCACGGCTTCACCTTTGATTCGGTTTCGCAATCCGTTACCTTTGTCCTCCTTATGCTCTCTTTTCGCCCTACCTTCTTTGTTCTGCTACTGAGTGCGTTGCTGCTCGGCTCGTGCTCCGGCTACCAAAAGCTGCTCAAGAGCGGCGACGTCAACAAGAAGTACGAGGCCGCCGTGCAGTACTACGATAAAGGCGACTTCTTCAAGGCCGGCACCCTGCTGGAAGACCTGATTCCGCTGCTGAAAGGCCGCCCGGAGGCTGAAAAAGCCCAGTTCTACTTCGCCAATACCAACTACCGGCAGCGCAACTACGTGCTGAGCGCCTACTACTTTCGCTCGTTTGCCGATACCTACCCCAACTCGCAGTACGCCGAGGAAGCCAACTTTCTGCACGCCAAATCCTTGTTCCGCGACTCGCCCGAATTTGAGCTGGACCAGACCAATACCTACTCGGCCTTAGAGTCGATTCAGGACTTTTTGAACCGCTACGCTAGCAGCCAGTTCCGGCCCGAAGCCGAGAATATGTCGCAGGAACTGCAGAAAAAGCTGGAAAACAAGGCGTTTCAAAGCGCCAAGCTTTATTACAACATCCGCTACTACCAGTCGGCCGTAACGGCGTTTACCTCGTTTCAGCAGCAGTACCCGGCTTCAGCCTTCAATGAGGAAGCAGCTTTCCTGAAGCTGAGTGCCCAGTACGATCTAGCCCATGAAAGTGTGCCGGAGAAGCAGCGTGAGCGGTACTTGGAGGTCCTGGCGTTCTACCAGAACTTTATCGACAACTACCCGCAGAGCCGCAACCTGAAGACTGCCGAAACCATGTACAGCAAATCCCGCGAGGAAATTGCCAAGATCAAACCGGCCGATACGGCTGCTAAGTAAATTGCCCGCGCTGAGGTGAAAAATGTTTACTGGCATGTCTGGCCAGGCAAAACATTTTTCCATTTTACCCCTTAGCACAATACTTCCCCTTTTTGCACATAAATAGCCTTCATCATATGAAAACTCCGAACAACGTCTCTGCTTCCATCGTGACCCGCAACATGTCGGACTTCACCCACGAAACCGGCAACGTGTACGAGTCGATTGCCATCATCTCGAAGCGTGCCAACCAGATTTCGGTGAAGCTGAAGGAAGAGCTCAACGGCAAGCTGGCCGAGTTTGCTACCACGGTCGACAACCTGGAGGAAGTATTCGAAAACCGTGAGCAAATCGAAATTTCCAAGCACTATGAGCGTCTACCCAAGCCGACGAACCTCGCCATTGAGGAGTTTCTGGAAGGCAAAGTAACGTTCCGCACCTTGGAAGAAGAGGCCCTGCCCATCGTGGCTCGTCCTACGGAATAAATAGCTGCTCATGCCGCTGCAAGGCCGCAAGATTATTCTGGGTGTATGCGGCAGCATTGCCGCGTACAAATCGGCCATGCTGGTGCGGCTGCTGGTAAAGGCCGGAGCCGAGGTGCAAGTCATTCTGACGGCCTCGGCTGCGGCCTTTGTCACGCCCCTCACGCTGGGTACGCTCTCCAAAAAGCCCGTTTTGACGGGCTTTTTGCGTGATGAGGCCGCCGGCCAGTGGCACAACCATGTAGAGCTGGGCCTTTGGGCCGACGCCTTGGTTATTGCCCCGGCCAGCGCCAATACCGTGGCTCAGCTGGCCAATGGACACTGCCCTAACCTGCTGGCCGCCGTCTACTTATCGGCCCGCTGCCCGGTGTTTCTGGCCCCGGCCATGGACCTGGATATGTACGTGCATCCGGCCGTGTCCCACAACTTTGAGCGGCTGCGTAGCTTCGGCAACCACGTGCTGGAGTCGCCGGTGGGGGAGTTGGCCAGTGGCCTGTCGGGGCCCGGCCGCATGCTCGAGCCCGAAGACATTGTGCGGGAGCTGGAGCAGTTTTTCACCAGCCAGTCGTAGCCTGACGTCCTTTTACCGGCCGTTTTACTTATCGGATAAGTCAACCTATGCGCGTTTTAATCACGGCCGGGCCTACGTATGAGCCCATCGACCCGGTACGGTTTATCGGCAACCACAGCACCGGCAAAATGGGTTATGCCCTGGCCGAAGCCTTTGCCGAAACCGGCGCACAGGTAGTGCTTATCAGCGGGCCCACCAGTTTGCCCAACCCGACCCAGGCGCTGATAACGACGACACGGGTGCAAACGGCGGCCGAGATGTACGAAGCTGCCGCTGCTGCTGCTACCACGGCCGACGTATGGGTATTTGCCGCCGCCGTAGCTGATTACCGGCCGCGCGACGTGGCCCAGAACAAGATCAAGAAGGACGGTGACACGCTCACGCTGGAGCTGGTCAAGAACGTGGACATTGCCGGCACGCTGGGCAAAACTAAGCGGCCTGAACAATTTTCCGTAGGTTTTGCGTTGGAGACCAATGACGAGGAAGCCCACGCCCGGGGCAAGTTGCAGCGCAAGAATTTCGACCTGATTGTGCTCAACTCCCTGCGCGACCCGGGGGCCGGCTTCCGCCACGATACCAACAAAGTGACGCTGCTGGATGCCGCGGGCCAAATGACTATCTTTGAATTGAAGCCCAAGGCCGCCGTGGCCCACGATATTGTCCGAACCGTTCTTGCCCGCCTTTCCCTTCACAATGCGTAAGATTCTGCTGCCGCTGCTGTTTGTGCTCACTCTGCTGGCCCGCCCTAGTCAGGCCCAGGAATTACTGGCCGATGTGCAGATCACCACGGAAAACGTCAACGTTTCCGACCGGCAGCTGATTTTACAGATGAAGAACGATATCCAGGCGTTTCTCAACACCCGTTCCTGGACCAATCAAACCTACCGCCCCGAGGAGCGCATTAGGTGCCGTATCTTCATCGGTATTACCGCCATTCCGCAGACTGGCACCTTCGAGGCCACGGCCCGCATCGTGTCGACGCGGCCGGTGTATGGCACCAGCTACGAAACCAACCTGCTGTCGTTTGCCGATAAGCGCTGGGCTTTCAACTATTCGCCCCAGAACCCGATTGACTATTCGGAAAATACGTTTGTGTCTAACCTGTCGTCGCTGCTGAGCTTCTATGCCTACATGATTATCGGTATGGATCAGGACAGCTTCGCCAAGCTGGGCGGCTCGCCTTATTACGACCGGGCCCGTAACATTCTCAACAACGCGGCCAACCAAAACGTGACTAACGAGTCGGATCCGGCCTGGAAGGATGGGGAATCACGCAACCGCTATTGGCTGCTCAACAACCTGCAGGACCCGCAGCTCGAAGCTATGCGCACGGGCATTTACGCCTACTACCGGCAAGGGCTTGACATCTTTATCCAGAAGCCCGACGAGGCCCGCGCCAGTATGGTAACGGCCCTGCAAGGGGTGCAGCAGGCCGCTACCCGTCGCCCGGGCACGCTGCTGGCCCGCGCCTTCTTCGACACCAAGTCGGACGAAATTTCCAACATCTTCCGCACCGCTCAGGACCCCAGCAGAAGCAGCAGGTGGTGACCATGCTTACGGAAGTAGACCCCACCAACTCGGCTAAGTACGAGAAAATCATGCGGCAGCCGTAATATTGAGCTGCCTGAATATAGAGCCGCAAGTTGCTAAACTGTTTGGCGTAAGGTTGTTGTATGGAGGAAAACAACTAATTTTATTAGTTGATAACGGGCAATAAGGGATTTTTGAGTCGTTAGCGGGCTTTTGGGCTTTCTCACTGCGGGGAAGTTGATTAAGCAGCAGTGGCGCCGACAGTTCCGAGCCAGTTTCTTTTCCTGCCAATAAACTGCCAAACCGTGCTGGTTGATCTTCGCATACAGAACTACGCTCTGATTGAGCAACTGGAGCTGCGGCCTTCCGCATTGCTCAATATCATTACCGGCGAAACCGGCGCCGGTAAATCCATCATGCTCGGCGCTATTGGGTT belongs to Hymenobacter cellulosilyticus and includes:
- a CDS encoding phosphopantothenoylcysteine decarboxylase, whose product is MRVLITAGPTYEPIDPVRFIGNHSTGKMGYALAEAFAETGAQVVLISGPTSLPNPTQALITTTRVQTAAEMYEAAAAAATTADVWVFAAAVADYRPRDVAQNKIKKDGDTLTLELVKNVDIAGTLGKTKRPEQFSVGFALETNDEEAHARGKLQRKNFDLIVLNSLRDPGAGFRHDTNKVTLLDAAGQMTIFELKPKAAVAHDIVRTVLARLSLHNA
- a CDS encoding DNA-directed RNA polymerase subunit omega; its protein translation is MKTPNNVSASIVTRNMSDFTHETGNVYESIAIISKRANQISVKLKEELNGKLAEFATTVDNLEEVFENREQIEISKHYERLPKPTNLAIEEFLEGKVTFRTLEEEALPIVARPTE
- the porD gene encoding type IX secretion system protein PorD, producing MRKILLPLLFVLTLLARPSQAQELLADVQITTENVNVSDRQLILQMKNDIQAFLNTRSWTNQTYRPEERIRCRIFIGITAIPQTGTFEATARIVSTRPVYGTSYETNLLSFADKRWAFNYSPQNPIDYSENTFVSNLSSLLSFYAYMIIGMDQDSFAKLGGSPYYDRARNILNNAANQNVTNESDPAWKDGESRNRYWLLNNLQDPQLEAMRTGIYAYYRQGLDIFIQKPDEARASMVTALQGVQQAATRRPGTLLARAFFDTKSDEISNIFRTAQDPSRSSRW
- a CDS encoding OstA-like protein; the protein is MRFIKFLFLFLLAGLPVLSQAQQRPKPAAPPAAPPKGQRIELLPGTQRLVGGTFNGVEIRKLIGNVSFKQGTTLLFCDSAYQYLEKNALEAFSNVRIIQNDTITITGDHATYDGDTRKARMTGNVVMRDPRMTLTTTVLDYDLEKNLAYYSTGGHLVDPENTLDSQYGYYNTTSKVFSFKRNVKLLTKENTIDTDTLQYNTVSKIAYFFGPTRITGKQGNLYAENGTYNTRTKVSNFQRNAKIETPNYLLGGDKLVYDEVRQYGVATGHVSMTSKKDNIVLRGDVGKYWRSLGRTKVYGSSPVMRNISDKDTLYMAADTLVSVEGRPPKNEAGVLYAYPRVKIFRKDLQGRCDSLTYDRGDSIIYLNKRPVLWSEKNQLTADSMEIRQRRKKIDQMRLYANSFIVGQDTILNYNQVKGRNMVAYFVDNKIKKVDVLGNAESLYYALEGDTAVTGLNKAVSANMALRFADNKLQTISFLTNPDASFIPPHELKPEDEKLKGFAWRAEERPTRRSVLGKHFPAPVKPKAKPKAKTKAKTAVKSKSKPAPKAKAAPTKAASKPAAAATPKPKAPAPRATK
- a CDS encoding flavoprotein — its product is MPLQGRKIILGVCGSIAAYKSAMLVRLLVKAGAEVQVILTASAAAFVTPLTLGTLSKKPVLTGFLRDEAAGQWHNHVELGLWADALVIAPASANTVAQLANGHCPNLLAAVYLSARCPVFLAPAMDLDMYVHPAVSHNFERLRSFGNHVLESPVGELASGLSGPGRMLEPEDIVRELEQFFTSQS
- a CDS encoding outer membrane protein assembly factor BamD — translated: MLSFRPTFFVLLLSALLLGSCSGYQKLLKSGDVNKKYEAAVQYYDKGDFFKAGTLLEDLIPLLKGRPEAEKAQFYFANTNYRQRNYVLSAYYFRSFADTYPNSQYAEEANFLHAKSLFRDSPEFELDQTNTYSALESIQDFLNRYASSQFRPEAENMSQELQKKLENKAFQSAKLYYNIRYYQSAVTAFTSFQQQYPASAFNEEAAFLKLSAQYDLAHESVPEKQRERYLEVLAFYQNFIDNYPQSRNLKTAETMYSKSREEIAKIKPADTAAK